One stretch of Podospora bellae-mahoneyi strain CBS 112042 chromosome 2, whole genome shotgun sequence DNA includes these proteins:
- a CDS encoding hypothetical protein (EggNog:ENOG503P0UY; COG:O): MSSEETKVVATPELGEQCDVKHLKRSYVDGSNDPVVTEGDSDPVKKEKDTKHQSFALVSTQNFDKDNNRTDTTLLINSKHILAALTRVVRYYPDQDEEFDKPSELTSPFNLLYHHRKELSEEASRVGGDGALHLNLLLSYLDKQKWAEAETLTTRENPVITFDLLWFVFKPGDLLYRMVNGEPALYWLVSVCYDDTPTTGDPWKYLELECLYQAHDGKKTGVVRESLKIYEHQEFAGDAPEKITSLSVFPLKYHKDREGIKERLVKRGQRYLELVQKQGQAYHYEGLCRRLKTPPGGSYFSSEEEFIGVWLPETATGRVVLDCSTFMEDNPFHRVNVSNWSISKVQWLKQESLDKTTDGFDDPTLLCLPYVYGYSLDMRCWCMFSVDKVKTTDWKHKDFDSVVLPDGYRKIITSLVKSHKFASHTRDETALKGKGLIFVLHGPPGTGKTRTAEAIAETTSKPLLLFPTGELGGDLRSIQSELRRLVRYGTAWKAILLIDEADVFLESRQVDGHVSLERNALVAVFLRQLEYFQGIIFLTSNRAQMFDPAVKSRINVMLHYPSPDKETRKMLWAQRLGPILKLKSLPKCELDLDSATETLSEYEMNGREISNAVNSALTIAKADTLTLNMDHLRSVAKIWKDSQEKSVEVGPVVEAVQEIKRIPSISEVLRTLKIPLWVWKLFVSAFLAGALFQVSLKIFKARIRWRGRRAHR; encoded by the exons ATGTCTTCTGAGGAGACTAAGGTGGTTGCCACGCCTGAACTCGGCGAGCAGTGCGATGTCAAACACCTCAAACGCAGCTATGTGGATGGAAGCAATGACCCGGTGGTTACCGAGGGTGACTCAGATCCGGTCAAAAAGGAGAAAGACACAAAACATCAGTCATTTGCCCTAGTGTCGACACAAAACTTCGATAAGGATAACAATCGCACCGATACAACGCTTTTGATCAATTCCAAGCACATACTCGCCGCTCTCACAAGGGTAGTTCGTTACTATCCCGACCAAGACGAGGAATTTGACAAACCCTCTGAGCTGACATCACCATTCAATCTTCTCTATCATCATCGCAAAGAGCTTTCTGAGGAGGCTTCTAGGGTAGGCGGTGACGGTGCCCTCCatctcaaccttctcctgAGCTACCTTGACAAGCAGAAGtgggccgaggccgagacaCTCACAACTCGAGAGAATCCTGTCATTACATTTGATCTACTTTGGTTCGTTTTTAAACCCGGCGACTTGCTATACAGGATGGTAAACGGCGAGCCTGCTTTGTACTGGCTTGTGAGCGTGTGCTATGACGACACGCCAACAACAGGAGATCCATGGAAATACCTCGAGCTTGAGTGTCTATATCAAGCACACGACGGAAAGAAAACGGGTGTGGTGCGGGAAAGTCTCAAAATATATGAACACCAGGAATTTGCGGGCGATGCCCCCGAGAAGATTACAAGCCTTTCAGTCTTTCCGCTAAAGTATCACAAAGACAGAGAAGGAATAAAAGAACGCCTTGTGAAGCGCGGACAACGATATTTGGAGCTTGTACAAAAGCAGGGCCAAGCATATCATTACGAAGGTCTATGCAGAAGGCTTAAAACACCTCCTGGGGGCTCATACTTTTCCAGCGAAGAAGAATTTATTGGCGTCTGGCTCCCAGAAACA GCTACCGGAAGAGTCGTCTTAGACTGTTCAACATTCATGGAAGATAATCCTTTCCACCGCGTCAATGTTTCCAATTGGAGCATCTCGAAAG TTCAGTGGCTGAAGCAAGAGAGTCTAGACAAAACAACCGATGGCTTCGATGATCCTACACTACTCTGTCTGCCATATGTCTATGGGTATTCTCTGGACATGCGATGCTGGTGTATGTTCTCTGTAGACAAGGTGAAGACGACCGACTGGAAACATAAAGACTTTGATTCGGTTGTCCTTCCGGATGGATATAGGAAGATCATCACATCACTTGTTAAAAGCCACAAATTCGCCAGTCATACCCGAGATGAGACTGCCCTCAAAGGCAAGGGTCTGATATTTGTTTTGCATGGCCCTCCTGGGACTGGCAAAACAAGAACAGCTG AAGCAATTGCCGAGACAACCTCAAAGCCGCTCTTGCTATTCCCAACCGGAGAACTCGGGGGTGATCTGAGAAGCATTCAGTCAGAGCTGAGGCGGCTAGTTAGATACGGAACTGCATGGAAGGCCATTCTACTCATCGATGAGGCGGATGTATTTCTGGAATCCAGACAGGTTGACGGGCATGTGTCGTTGGAGCGTAATGCTCTCGTAGCAG TTTTCTTGAGGCAGCTCGAGTATTTCCAGGGCATCATATTTCTGACCTCCAACCGCGCCCAAATGTTCGATCCCGCAGTCAAGTCCCGCATCAACGTTATGCTGCACTACCCCTCGCCCGACAAAGAAACGCGAAAGATGTTGTGGGCACAACGGCTAGGACCAATATTGAAACTCAAATCCTTGCCAAAATGCGAACTGGATCTAGATTCAGCAACGGAGACACTGTCGGAGTATGAGATGAACGGTCGGGAGATCTCAAATGCTGTCAACTCGGCTTTGACCATAGCCAAAGCTGATACGCTCACCCTTAACATGGACCACCTTCGGTCTGTGGCAAAAATATGGAAAGACTCACAGGAAAAGAGCGTCGAAGTGGGACCAGTTGTGGAGGCAGTTCAGGAGATCAAAAGGATTCCGTCTATCAGTGAGGTTCTTAGGACACTTAAAATCCCGCTTTGGGTCTGGAAACTGTTCGTTTCAGCATTCCTTGCTGGCGCTCTATTTCAAGTGTCCCTTAAAATCTTTAAGGCAAGGATAAGGTGGCGAGGGCGTCGAGCTCACAGGTGA